In Pseudorca crassidens isolate mPseCra1 chromosome 16, mPseCra1.hap1, whole genome shotgun sequence, one DNA window encodes the following:
- the ZP4 gene encoding zona pellucida sperm-binding protein 4, protein MWLLQSLWLWFPLSVALSGQHEPKAPGYPGGLLCGLRSFQFTINLSQETATPPALIAWDNRGLPHRLQNDSECGTRVSEGPGSSLVVDVSYSGCYVTEWDSHYIMPVGVEGADAGGRRTVTETKLFRCPVDLPALDIPNAGLCDPVPVWDRLPCAPSPITQGDCKQLGCCYDSEEANSCYYGNTVTARCTQDGHFSIAVSRNVTSPPLLLNSVHLAFRNDSECKPVMATHTFVLFQFPFTACGTTKWITGTQAVYENELVATRDVRTWSHGSITRDSIFRLRISCSYSVSSNALPVNVQVFTVPPPLPETQPGHLTLELQIAKDKHYSSYYTASDYPVVKLLRDPIYVEVSIQHRTDPSLELRLHQCWATPSTNALLQPQWPMLVNGCPYTGDNYQTKLIPVQRALDLPFPSHYQRFSISTFSFVDSVAKQALKGPVYLHCSASVCQPAGTPSCVTTCPARRRRSSDVHFQNSTASISSQGPMILLQATQDSSEKLRKYSRSPVDSQALWVAGLSGTLIIGALLVSYLAIRKRR, encoded by the exons ATGTGGCTGCTGCAATCCCTCTGGCTCTGGTTTCCGCTGTCTGTTGCTCTGAGTGGCCAGCATGAGCCCAAGGCACCAGGTTATCCCGGTGGACTCCTCTGTGGGCTAAGGAGCTTTCAGTTCACCATAAACCTCAGCCAGGAGACAGCAACCCCTCCTGCACTAATAGCTTGGG aTAACCGCGGGCTGCCGCACAGGCTGCAGAATGACTCTGAGTGTGGCACCCGGGTCAGCGAGGGCCCTGGCAGCTCCCTGGTGGTAGACGTGTCCTACAGCGGCTGCTATGTCACTGAGTGG GACTCCCACTACATCATGCCCGTTGGAGTTGAAGGAGCAGATGCGGGTGGACGCAGGACGGTTACAGAGACAAAGCTGTTCAGGTGTCCTGTGGATCTCCCAG CCCTAGACATCCCAAATGCTGGCCTTTGCGACCCTGTCCCAGTGTGGGACAGACTGCCATGTGCTCCTTCACCCATCACTCAAGGAGACTGCAAGCAGCTAGGCTGCTGCTACGATTCTGAAGAGGCCAATTCCTGTTACTACGGAAACACAG TGACCGCACGCTGTACCCAGGACGGCCACTTCTCCATCGCTGTGTCTCGGAATGTGACCTCACCCCCACTGCTGCTGAATTCTGTGCACTTGGCCTTCAGGAATGACAGTGAATGTAAACCTGTGATGGCAACACACACCTTTGTCCTGTTCCAGTTTCCGTTTACTGCCTGTGGTACTACAAAATGG ATCACTGGAACCCAGGCAGTATATGAAAACGAGCTGGTTGCAACTCGGGATGTGAGAACTTGGAGCCATGGTTCTATCACCCGAGACAGTATCTTCAG GCTTCGAATCAGCTGTAGCTACTCTGTAAGCAGCAATGCTCTTCCAGTGAATGTCCAGGTGTTTACTGTCCCGCCACCCCTTCCTGAGACCCAGCCTGGACACCTCACTCTGGAACTTCAGATTGCCAAAG ACAAACACTATAGCTCCTACTACACTGCTAGTGACTACCCAGTGGTGAAGTTGCTGCGGGATCCCATCTACGTGGAAGTCTCCATCCAACACAGAACAGACCCCAGTCTAGAGCTGCGCCTACACCAGTGTTGGGCCACACCCAGCACAAACGCCCTGCTCCAGCCCCAGTGGCCCATGCTGGTAAATGG ATGCCCCTACACTGGAGACAACTATCAGACCAAACTGATCCCTGTCCAGAGAGCCTTGGACCTGCCATTTCCTTCTCACTACCAGCGCTTCAGCATTTCCACCTTCAGTTTCGTGGACTCAGTGGCAAAGCAGGCACTCAAGGGACCG GTGTATCTGCACTGCAGTGCATCAGTCTGCCAGCCTGCTGGGACACCATCCTGTGTGACAACCTGTCCTGCCAGAC gaagaagaagctCTGACGTGCATTTTCAGAACAGCACTGCTAGCATTTCTAGCCAGGGTCCCATGATTTTACTCCAAGCCACTCAGGACTCTTCAGAAAAGCTCCGTAAATACTCAA